The following proteins are co-located in the Camelina sativa cultivar DH55 chromosome 12, Cs, whole genome shotgun sequence genome:
- the LOC104732814 gene encoding WAT1-related protein At5g40230 isoform X1, with product MTGEAREQIEAWRYFCRDVVPFTAMVAVECVTVGSNTLFKAATLRGLSFYVFVFYTYVGAALVLLPLSLIFGRSKRLPSPKTPVFFKIFLLALVGFMSMIAGCKGIEYSSPTLASAISNLTPAFTFTLAVIFRMEQVVLRSSATQAKIIGTIVSISGALVVVLYKGPKVLTAASLTPPSPTISLYQHLTSFDSKWIIGGLLLATQYLLVSVWYILQTRVMELYPEEITVVFLYTLCATLISAPVCLYVEKDLTSFMLKPGLSLAAVMYSGGVVSSLGTVIHTWGLHLKGPVYISLFKPLSIVIAVAMGVVFLGDALYLGSVIGSMILSLGFYTVIWGKAREDAIITVNGSEQLPLLLTHTIE from the exons ATGACAGGAGAAGCAAGAGAACAGATAGAGGCATGGAGATACTTTTGCAGAGATGTCGTGCCATTCACTGCAATGGTCGCGGTGGAGTGTGTCACGGTTGGATCTAACACACTGTTCAAGGCTGCAACATTGAGAGGATTAAGCTTCTATGTATTTGTCTTCTACACTTATGTTGGTGCTGcacttgttcttcttccactttCCCTCATCTTTGGAAG GTCAAAAAGATTACCATCACCCAAGACCCCTGTcttcttcaaaattttcttacTTGCGCTTGTCGG GTTTATGTCGATGATAGCTGGTTGTAAAGGTATAGAATATAGTTCTCCAACTCTTGCCTCTGCTATCAGCAACCTCACACCCGCTTTCACATTCACGCTTGCTGTTATCTTCAG GATGGAACAAGTAGTCTTAAGGAGCTCTGCGACTCAGGCTAAAATCATTGGCACGATAGTATCAATATCTGGtgctttggttgttgttcttTATAAAGGCCCTAAAGTTCTAACTGCAGCATCTCTTACACCTCCATCACCTACCATTTCGCTTTACCAGCATTTGACTTCGTTCGATTCGAAATGGATAATTGGAGGTCTCTTGCTCGCTACACAGTATCTACTTGTTTCAGTCTGGTATATTCTTCAG ACTCGGGTCATGGAGTTATACCCTGAAGAAATAACTGTAGTATTCTTGTACACCTTATGCGCAACACTAATCTCGGCACCAGTATGTCTATATGTGGAAAAAGACTTGACTTCTTTTATGCTTAAACCGGGTCTCTCCCTTGCTGCAGTCATGTACTCG GGAGGCGTAGTTTCATCATTGGGTACAGTTATACACACATGGGGTCTGCATCTGAAAGGTCCAGTCTACATATCCTTGTTCAAGCCATTGTCTATTGTGATAGCCGTAGCTATGGGTGTTGTATTTCTTGGCGATGCACTATACCTTGGGAG TGTCATTGGATCAATGATTTTGAGCTTAGGATTCTACACTGTGATTTGGGGAAAAGCAAGAGAGGATGCAATCATAACGGTGAATGGTTCTGAGCAGTTGCCTTTGTTGCTTACACACACCATAGAATGA
- the LOC104732814 gene encoding WAT1-related protein At5g40230 isoform X2, with the protein MVAVECVTVGSNTLFKAATLRGLSFYVFVFYTYVGAALVLLPLSLIFGRSKRLPSPKTPVFFKIFLLALVGFMSMIAGCKGIEYSSPTLASAISNLTPAFTFTLAVIFRMEQVVLRSSATQAKIIGTIVSISGALVVVLYKGPKVLTAASLTPPSPTISLYQHLTSFDSKWIIGGLLLATQYLLVSVWYILQTRVMELYPEEITVVFLYTLCATLISAPVCLYVEKDLTSFMLKPGLSLAAVMYSGGVVSSLGTVIHTWGLHLKGPVYISLFKPLSIVIAVAMGVVFLGDALYLGSVIGSMILSLGFYTVIWGKAREDAIITVNGSEQLPLLLTHTIE; encoded by the exons ATGGTCGCGGTGGAGTGTGTCACGGTTGGATCTAACACACTGTTCAAGGCTGCAACATTGAGAGGATTAAGCTTCTATGTATTTGTCTTCTACACTTATGTTGGTGCTGcacttgttcttcttccactttCCCTCATCTTTGGAAG GTCAAAAAGATTACCATCACCCAAGACCCCTGTcttcttcaaaattttcttacTTGCGCTTGTCGG GTTTATGTCGATGATAGCTGGTTGTAAAGGTATAGAATATAGTTCTCCAACTCTTGCCTCTGCTATCAGCAACCTCACACCCGCTTTCACATTCACGCTTGCTGTTATCTTCAG GATGGAACAAGTAGTCTTAAGGAGCTCTGCGACTCAGGCTAAAATCATTGGCACGATAGTATCAATATCTGGtgctttggttgttgttcttTATAAAGGCCCTAAAGTTCTAACTGCAGCATCTCTTACACCTCCATCACCTACCATTTCGCTTTACCAGCATTTGACTTCGTTCGATTCGAAATGGATAATTGGAGGTCTCTTGCTCGCTACACAGTATCTACTTGTTTCAGTCTGGTATATTCTTCAG ACTCGGGTCATGGAGTTATACCCTGAAGAAATAACTGTAGTATTCTTGTACACCTTATGCGCAACACTAATCTCGGCACCAGTATGTCTATATGTGGAAAAAGACTTGACTTCTTTTATGCTTAAACCGGGTCTCTCCCTTGCTGCAGTCATGTACTCG GGAGGCGTAGTTTCATCATTGGGTACAGTTATACACACATGGGGTCTGCATCTGAAAGGTCCAGTCTACATATCCTTGTTCAAGCCATTGTCTATTGTGATAGCCGTAGCTATGGGTGTTGTATTTCTTGGCGATGCACTATACCTTGGGAG TGTCATTGGATCAATGATTTTGAGCTTAGGATTCTACACTGTGATTTGGGGAAAAGCAAGAGAGGATGCAATCATAACGGTGAATGGTTCTGAGCAGTTGCCTTTGTTGCTTACACACACCATAGAATGA